The following nucleotide sequence is from Methanofollis fontis.
TCGGCCCGCCGCCCCTCGATGCGGACCGAGGTCTTCCGCTCCCCCTCGTCGATCATGCTGTCGGCAATCCGTCTGAGCGCCCGGTTCGTCTCTCCCGGTGGTGCAGTGGTGACGATGTCGATGTCGCCGATGGTGGAGCGCCCCCGGCGGAGGCTTCCGGCCACCCACGCCTCTCCCGGTATCGCCGCCATCAGCACCGCAGCACGCCTCTTTGCCCCGGAGACATCCATCCTCTCCGTCATTTTTCCGGCGGTTTCTGCGGCCCTGAGGATGTCGCTTTCCTTCTTTGCCCCGAATCCCTTCAGGGCCCTGACCCGCCGGTTTCTGGCGGCGGCGATCAGGCTGTCGGTATCCTCCACCCCGAGTTCGGTCCAGAGGCGCCGCACCGTCTTCGGGCCGACGCCGGGCAGGTCGAGGAGAGGGATCAGCCCGGGCGGGGTCGCATCGATCAGCCGCTCCCGCTCGGTGCAGGTGCCGGTCTGGACGATCTGATGTATTTTGCCTGCAAGTGCCCGGCCGATCCCGGGGATCGCCTCGAGTTCCTCCTCGGTCAGGTCGCCGACCGGCCCGGTGAGGTGGCCGATCCGGTCTGCCGCCGCCATATATGCCCTGACCTTGAACCGGTTCTCGCCCTGCACCTCCAGCAGCTGCCCGATCTCCTCCAGGACCCGGGCCACCTGCCGGTTGGTCATCTCCATAGATGGAGGTGGTCGGCATGCCCTATAGGCCTGACGGGGTGGCGGTGCAGGGAAGCAAATCCATAAGACCGCCCACTCCAAATGGATGATATGAACTCCTCCGTCCGTGAAGACTGTCTGGAGGCGATCCTCTCCCTGGGGCGGCCTGACGGCTGCCCGGTCCCACGAGAGGGGGTCGTGGCGGCAGTGGACGCCGACCCTGCCGATATCGATTCGTCACTTGCAGGGCTCATCGCGGAGGGTGCCGTCCTGGAAGAGGACGGCGGCCTGTTCCTCTCCCCGGAGGGGCGGGCGATCGCCGAACTGATCCTGAGAAAGCACCGCGTTCTGGAATGTTTCCTGACCGAAATGCTTGGCATGGACACCGGGACCGCCTCAAAGGAGGCCTGTGTGCTCGAACACGATATCTCGGACGAGGCGATCGACCGTCTCTCTACCTATATCAGGGGGCCGCGCCGGAATGTCCGTCCCCCCTGGCGTTCAGGGAGGTGCGGCGACCGCCATATGGGCGCGTCCCCCCTTCCCTGCACTGAAAACGCCCTTCCTTCCGGCGGATACCGACGATGTCCGGAGGCCGAGGGTCTGCATTCCCTGCTCGAGTTTGCAGAGGGGGACGAACTCCAGGTGGCGATGATCCGGTGCATCGGCCGGAACACCCGCCTGATCGACCTCGGCGTGCTGCCGGGCGAGCACGTCACCCTGGTCCGGAAACTCCATAACAATGCCGTCGTCCTCAGGGTGAAGGGGGCGGACATCGCCCTTTCGCCCGAGATCGCCTCGACCATTTTTGTGGAGCGCCGTGCATGAGGTGCGCCCTTATCGGAAACCCGAGTGTTGGAAAATCGCTCATCTTCAACCAGCTCACCGGTCTCGGTGTCGAGGTGAGCAATTATCCGGGCACGACGGTCGAACTGATGTCGGGCACCCTCTGCTTCGAGCGCACCGCCCTCTCGATCGTCGATCTCCCCGGCATATACTCGATCGACGGCGGATCGGCAGAGGAGGAACTGGTCCGCACCCATCTTCTCACCGACCCGCCCGACATGCTTGTCGTCGTCCTCGACGCCACCCGGATGGAGCGGAACCTCTACCTCCTTCTCCAGGTGATCGAGTACGCCATTCCGACGCTGGTCGTGCTGAACATGATCGACGAGGCGGCGGCACAGGGGATCGTCATCGACCGTCAGCGCCTCTCCTCCCTCCTCGGTCTGCCGGTGATCGAAACCGCCGCCTCCCTCGGAAAGAACATCGGGGAGATCATCCCGACACTCCTCTCCGAGGGCCGCACCACCACGTTCTCGGTCCCCTATGCCCCGCAGATCCAGGCAGCCGTCCGGAGCCTTGAGCGGTTCTATGGTGCCGAGCGACTTCCCGCCCTGCAGGCCCTGCAGGGGATAGGGGCATCGGCCGAACTGATCGAGGGTGCGCGGACCATCGCCGCCGAGATCGAGGCGCGGGACCACATCACCCCCCAGCAGATCATCGCCGCAAACCGGCACCTGGCCGCCCGGCAGATCGCGGGGGAGGTGGTGGGATCGCAGGAGCCAGACCGCCGGTTCTCGGCGGACCGTCTGCTCACCCGGCTCATGCCCGGCATACCGATCCTCCTTGCCGTGCTGCTCTCGATGCTGTTTATCGTGTTCACCCTGGGCTCCTTCCTGGAAGAGGCGATCGTCGAGACCTTCACCCTCTATGTGATCGATCCCTTCATGGCCCTCGGTCTGCCGCCGCTTGCCGAGTCCCTCGGACAGGCCGCCCTGCTTGCGATTGTCGCCGGTCTCGGGATCGCCTTCCCCTTCGTCCTGATCTTCTATATCCTCCTCTCGATCGTCGAGGATACCGGCTACCTGACGAGGGCAGCGTTCCTTGCAGACCGGGCGATGCATGGTCTCGGCCTCCACGGCGGTGCGATCATCCCGATGGTGATGGCATTCGGCTGCAACGTGCCGGCAGTGATGGCCGCAAGCCAGATGCGGACCGGCCGCGAGCGCACGATCGCCGCCTTCCTGATCACCATGGTCCCCTGTTCGGCGCGGACAGTGATCATCACCGGGATCGTGGCAGCGTTTGTTGGTATCTGGGCGGCGCTTTCGATCTATGCGATCGTTCTCGTGCTCATCCTCATCACCGGCCTCCTCCTCGCCCGGCACATCCCCGGCGGGCAGTACGGCATGATCCTTGAGATGGCGCCGCTCCGCCGCCCTGATCCGGTGCTGGTGCTGAAGAAGTCATGGACCCGGATCGGCGAGTTCCTCTTCATCGCCATGCCCCTCCTGCTCGTCGGGAGCGTCATCCTCGGCGCCCTTGACTATTATGGAGTAACCGATGCCTTTGCCGCGATGGTCGCCCCCATCTCCGAAGGGGTGCTGGGTCTTCCCTCCTATGCCGCCACCGCCCTTCTCTTCGGGATCCTCAGGAAGGAGATGGCGTTTGAGACGCTGGCCGTTCTGGCCGGCACCGCCGACCTGGGGGCGGTGATGACCGGCATCCAGCTCTATACATTTGCCGTGATCAGTGTGCTGTTTGTCCCCTGTATCTCGACGATCGCCGTCCTGTGGCGACAGATGGGAGCCCGCGTGACCATCGCAGTCTCGGCATACACGATCATGCTCGGCTTTTTAATAGGTGCGCTCATACACTTGATAGCGGGATAGGCATGGATCCGTTTCGGAGCGGCATTGAAAAGATAGATGGGGAGATCGGAGGGATCCGGCCAGGATCCAACATTCTTCTGCTGGCTCCTCCCTTTGCTGACGCCGAGAGGCTTGCATATTTCCTGACCGAACCGGGCGATTCTGATTATACCATCGTCATTTCGACCGACCAGGACGCGCAGGACATTGTCGCCTCGTACAATCTGCCGGATTCCGCCTCGCACCGTCTCTGGATCATCGACTGCATCACCAAGACGATGACCCCGACGGTCCCTGACGAGGAGCAGGTGAAGTTCGTTGGCAGTCCGGTGGACCTCACCGGCATGGGGATCAAGTTCACCAAGATCCTGGACGCCATCCAGCGCACCGAGTCGGCGAATGCGACCATCCCGGGCACCCCCAGGATCCGTGTCTGCATCAATTCCCTCTCCAGTTTTCTGGTCTATACCAAACTTGAGTCAATATACCGCTTTTTTCATATCCTCTCGGCCAGGATCCGGCGGATGAACGGGATCGCTGTCTATATCCTCAACCCGGAGGGTGTGGATGAGAAGACCCTGTCGACCCTGAAACAACTGATGAACGGTCTGATCGAGGTGAAGGAGGACGAGAACGATCCTGGTCTCCACACCCTCCGTTTCCAGATGACCTCTGGCGGCGGTGTATCGCCGGTCAGGTACCGCTTTTCGGGCAACGACCTGGTGGTGGAGACATGATCTATACCGGTGTTGAGGCGCTCGACGAGATGCTCGGGGGGGGCGTACCGAAGGGCAGGAGCGTCTTCATCTCCCTCGAACCGGGTGTCGACGGGCAGGGGTTCATGTTCAGCGCCCTGAAGAGTGCCTGTGCGATGGGCAAGCGCTGTCTGGTGATCGCCCCCTTCACCACACGGGAGGCATTTCTCTCTGATCTGGCGGCAACGCCCTATCGTCTTGACGCCATTGACCGACTCCGGTTTCTCGACTCCTCCGACTATGACGAGATCGATGCCCGTGCCGTCGACGAGGACGCATGGCGCTCCTCCTTTGATGCCAGGATCGACCGGTGCTGTTCTGAGGGGGGGTTCGATGCGGTCTTCATCTACTGCAACCGCATCTGCGACGAGATCGGGACCGAGGAGACGCTGAAACTCTTTCTTTCGAGGTGCAGGGGGAAAAAGGTCAACCTGTTTGTGGAATACCTCAACCTCTACGACGACGACCACCTTGACGACCTCATCGCCGCCGCCCCCTTCGACCTCTCTCTCTCGATAGGCGAGGGCTACGGAAACCTGCTCTTCATCAACCATTTCAGGATCCACCATGCCGCATGGACCCCCCTTCCCTCGCGGCAGATCCCGTTTGTGGTGCGCGACGACGGTTCCCTCTCACCCCAGATCCCGAAGATCGTCGTCACCGGACCGGTGGATGCCGGGAAGACCACCTTCATCCAGACCGCCTCTGAGACCTGGGTCTCATCCGATCGGCTGGGGATGTCGGGCAGTCCGACGACGGTGGCGATGGACTTCGGTCACCCGCTGGTCACCTGCCGGGGCTTTGAGATCACCCTTGTCGGGACGCCTGGACAGGAGCATTTCGGTCCGATCATCGCTCATCTGCTCACAAATGCCACGGGCGTCATCTTTGTCGTGGATGGGAGATGCCCGGACGACCTTGGGCGCGCCCGGCAGATCCTGAATCTGGTGCGGGCGAAATCCATTCCTTTTGTGATGGCGGCAAACAAACGCGACCTCCCCGGCATGATGTCGGAGGACACCATACGACGACTGCTCTCCCTCCCTCCAGACGCCCCCGTGATCCCGATCTCGGCCCTGCGGAGGGAGGATACCATGGCGGTGATCGACAGGCTTATCCGCCTGATCACCCGCGAACCGCTATCGGAGTGAACCTGTTATGCTGACATTTATCGGGCTCGGTCTCTATGATGAGACCGACATATCTCTGAAGGGCCTCGAACGGATACGCCGCTCTGAGCATGTATTTCTGGAACGATATACCTCCATCCTCACCGGCACCGACCCCGGTCGCCTTGAGGCGCTGTTTGGAAAACCGCTCCGGATGCTCGATCGGGAGGACGTCGAGAACCATCCGGAGACCTTTCTCACCCTCGCAAAGGATGCGGACGTCGCCTTCCTCACTGCAGGGGACCCGATGGTCTCCACCACGCATATCGACCTGCGGATCAGGGCGGCGTCGATGGGGATCGAGACCTCGATCATTCATGGTGCCTCAATCGTCAGCGCCGTCTGCGGGCTGACCGGGCTCCAGAACTATCGGTTCGGGAAGTCCTGCTCCCTGCCGTTCCCCTACGGGCGATGGGCGCCGACGACACCGATCGAGGTGATCGAGCACAACATGGCAGAGAACCTCCATACCCTGGTCTATCTCGACATCCAGCCCGGGCGGTATATGACCGTCCATGAGGCGGTGGGGATGCTCGAGGGGATGGCGGCGGAGCGCGGCCTCTCCATCCCGGTGTATGTGGGGGTGGCGCGGGCGGGTTCGCCCTCGCCGGTGGTCGCTGCCGGCGATGCCGCCGCCCTTGAAGGTGTGGATTTTGGCGACCCCCTCCATATCCTGGTGGTGCCCGGCGACCTCCACCTGATGGAGCGCGACTACCTGGAGACCTTTGCCGGGCTATGAGCGCCCTGCTCGACGCCCTGGAGGCGGCACTCCTCAGGACCGGATCGCTCCCGTCTGCCGATTCGCCCCTTGGCGCCGTCTCCGGTGTGATCCTGAGGATGGCGACCTCGTATCTCTCCGACGGGCGGACGTTTGAGCACCGGGGTGACGATGTGAATGCCCATGCGAGCGCCGTCTATGCATTCGGCTGGCTGGATGCAGGTATCTATCTTGGTTATCTCACCTCCTCCGGCGTTCCGCTCCCTTCCTTCGGGGCGGCGATACCCGCCGATCAGGCGGAGCACCTTGCCGAGAAGAGCGGGCGCTACCGCCGTCTGCTCGATCAGGCGATCGCCGCCCTCGAACCGGCCCCTGATCCCGAGACGCCGATGCACCCCGCCGCCTCCCGGTTACTCGCCGAGGGGCGTGCCGCCCTGCTGCGCGGGAGTGCGGAAGGAGATGATGACGCCGCTGCCCTTGCATGGTATTCGTACGGCTTTGGCTGGCTTGATGCCGGTGTGCAGGCAGGCCTCTTCAGGATCATCGCTTCCCGTGAAATCTTCACTGTATGAGTCTTTCCGGCCATTCCATTCCTCAAAGCGTTTATACTATGCTCCATAACCTTATGGAACAGGCGGCATGCCACTCCGGGGCATGCCCGGGGGCTGAATGAAGCGGTCTCAGTGGAAGTGGCTGTTTGTCTCTCTGGGTTTCAGTACGGTCGTGCTCGCGCTCGTCCTCTATTTCACCTTTGACGAGTCGACGATCGACTACCTCAAACAGCTGAACCCCTGGTGCCTGCTCCTGGCGCTGCTGGCCCATGTCGTCGCCCTCGGTTTCTGGGCCGGTCGGATGAAGTCCATGTCGCGGTCGCTCGGCTACTCGGTCGGTTTCTTCCACTGTCTCAATGCCGTGTTCGCCAACCTGCTTATCGCCGCCATCACGCCGTCGCAGGCAGGCGGCGAACCGGTGCGCATCCATGAGCTCTACCGCGCCGAAGTGCGCCTCGGTGACGCCACGGCCGTCGTGATCATGGAACGTATCCTGGACGGGGTCGTCCTTGTAGCGATCAGCCTGGTCTCGATGCTCCTTCTCGGGCAGCAGTGGCAGAGCATGGCACCCGGCCTTGCAGCATTCATCTATCTCTCCTGGGGCCTGATCGCCGTTCTCGTGTTCTTCTTTGCGTACTCGGTGAAAAACCCGCAGATGCTCAAAGACCTGCTCAGACGCATCTCAGTCTGGCTGGAACGCCGGAAACGGCGTCGCAACGCCGAAAAATTAAACGCACTCCTGGAGCGGATCGACAATGAGGTGGACAATTTCCACGACAGCCTCGGGCGCTTTGTCAACCACGGCAAGGCGGGTCTGGTCTGGGGAACCCTTTTTACCGCCATCTTCTGGACGATCGAGTTCCTGATCCCCTCGGTGATCCTGGTGGGTCTCGGGGAGAAACCCTATTTTGTCGAGTCCTTCATCGCCCAGATCATCATCGCCCTGCTGATGATGATCCCCCTCACGCCGGGCGGGTCCGGGGTGGCCGAGGTGTCGGCGACCTCGATCTACGGCATGTTCGTAAACTCTTCGATTCTGGGGGTGTTCGTGCTGTTATGGCGGATGATATTCTACTACTTCAACATCTTCCTCGGCTTTGCTGCCAGTATCGGGATCCTGCAGCGCGAGGTGAAGCGGGACCGCCGGTGCCGCAACCATTAACCATGATGAGGCGATCTCCTCTTCATGGTTGCCGTCGATGCCTCGGTGCGGGGTGTGTTCTTTACTGCCGCCTCCGGAGGGGCGGTGCCGGCCGTTCTTCTTGAACTCTCACCTGGCAGGGCGCTGCCGATCTATATCGGGCTCTGGGAGGCGATATCGATCAATAATGCGCTGAATAATGATCTCCTCCCCCGCCCGGGCACCCACGACCTCTTCATGTCGATGCTCGATTCCTATGACATCAGGGTGGAGGGGCTCCATATCGACGATCTCAGGGAGGGCGTCTTTTATGCCCGCCTGCTCTCGGTCAGGGACGGTGGAGAGGAGAGTCTTGACTGCCGGCCAAGCGACGGTATCGCCATCGCCCTCCGGGCCGGTGCCCCGATCACCATTGAGGAGGCGGTTGTCGAGGCGGCGGCGGTGGACGAGGCCGATCTCCCCGACTATGTTGACCTTGCCTCCTACCTCTCCTGAACTGCTTATCGTCTTCGTGCCGCCAGTTCGGCCAGCACCTCATCGAATGTCAGGCCCGCCGCCTTGAGGGCGATCATCAAATGAAACAGCAGGTCGGCGCCCTCTTCGATGCTCCGCTCTGGCACGCCGTTCTTGACGGCCAGAATGAACTCGGTCGCCTCCTCGCCGACTTTTTCCAGGGACTTGTCGATCCCCTTCCGGTGGGTGAGCACCGAACTCACATAGGAATCGGTCGAGGGGTGGTCGGCCCGTTCGCAGATCACCGCCCAGAGGTCGGCGAGCACGTCTGAATCGCTCATGCCTCCTCTTCCTCCCCCTCCGCCGCGGCCGCCGGGGTGAGCACGACGTCCCCGATCTCATCAGAGAAGAAACGCTTCACCAGCATCCGTGCCTTCTCGATGGTGCTGCCCCCCTTCCCGATCGCAATGCCGAGGTCGGTCTTTCTGCAGACGACCACATTCATCTTTCCGCTCTCCTCGTCTATGGAAACTCCGGCCACCTCGACCGGCCTGAAGATGTTGGCGATGAAGGTCTCCTCGTCTTCGGCGTACTCCACCATCTCGATCCGCCTGCCGAGCACCTTCTGCATTTTTCTGATATTTTCACCTTTTTTTCCGATTGCAAGTCCCATGTCGCCTGGTTTGATCACATAGATCACCCGGTCGAAGCGGTCGTCGATCAGGCAGTCCACCGCCACTGAACGTGTGAGAATTCTCAGTTCCTCGATATATCGTCGCTCTTTAAATCCAATATTTCTGTCCATTGTTGATATCCTTTTGAATTTTGATATACTCTAATATCTGTTCTGTTTATGGTTGAGTGGTCTGTGATGTGCCCATATATATTTTCTCTGGAGCAAAAAAAGGTCGCCTGACCGGTGATATGCCGGTCCGGCGGGAATGGCACTACGATGATGGTTCTGTTACTGTGTGGCATGTCCCGTCAGATGGGTGTGTCCGACCATCTGCCGGGGACAACCGCCCGTATTGTCGGTTGTCGTATATATTTATTTCCGTTTGGTCTGGACGGTGTGGTGGGCCCCCACGCCGCCCTGACGACACCGCTCCGCGTTTTCCCCGATAATGAGGGCGAGTGCATCGGTGCAGTGCGAGGGCGCCAGATAGGGCAGGGTGCGGAGGGCGGTTCGGTCGGTGTTGGAGACGGCGTGGAAACCGCCGATCGCCCCGTGGACGGTGCCGTGCCCCCGCACATCCTCGATGATCGTGCTGATGTGCGGATGGGCGCACCCCGTGATGATGAAGAAACCATCCGCTCCCTCCAGGGCCAGCGCCTGTTCTGGAATGGCGCCGGCCAGTGGACCGGTGGAGAAGATGCCGGGAGCGATTTCCTGCCAGTCCCTGACGATATGCATCCGGGCGACGCTCTGTACTGCGGTCTTTGTCTCATCAGAAAAGGTATCCAGGAGGTAGACGTCGAGATCGGGGTTTCTGCCGAGCACGGCGGCGAGTCCGCCGATATGGTCCCAGTGGTCATGGGAGAGCACAAGTGTGCGGATATCTGCGGGATCGATCCCCAGGGCCGCCATGTTGGAGGCGAGGACCGCCGCATCGCCGCCGGTGTCAAAGAGGAGGGCGGCCTCCTTGATATAGCAGGAAAATCCCCACTCCGTCTTGAGGCGGGAGTCGCCGGGGATGTTGTTGTAGATCTCGGTGATGGTAAACATAGCAGATCGAGCGCTCTATCCCTGCATAACAGTATTTATTGGGGTAATTGCCGGGATCGGGGAGAAAAGAAAAAAGGGGGGTTAGCGGCAGAGGTAGGTGATGCTCACCGATGCCGTGACCTTCACATCGCCGGTCTCGATGGGGGTCGGCACCGCCCCGGCAGCGCTCTCCACCATGTCATAGGCGCGGTAGTTGCCGTACATCGGGACATATGTCCCGCCGATGGAGATCTCCTTGACGCCGGTGATGGTCATGTCGGCAGCGACGGCGACGGCATCGGCATCGGAGCGTGCCTGATCAACTGCCTTTGTCAGCGCCTCGCTCCTGAACTGCTGCTGCCGCTCGGTGCTGAGCGTGAAGTAGAGGTTGTTCACCCGGTTTGCCCCGTTTGAGACCGCCAGATCGATGATCTCGCCGGTGCGGGTGACATCGTTCAGGGTGACCTCCAGCGTGTTGGTGACATGGTAGACGATGGTGCTCCCACCGAAGGGTCTTGTTTCGTCCTGTTTTTCGGGATAGATGTTGTAGCCGGTGGTCTTCAGATCTTCAGGGGCGATTCCGGCCGCCTTGAGGGCCGCGATCACGCCGTCCATTGCTGCGGCGTTTGCCGTCTGGGCTACCTTCGGATCGGTGTTCTGGGTCTCGACGGCAAAGGATATCACGGCGCGGTCCGGGGTTGTGGTGACCTCGCCGGTGCCGGACGCATGGATCAGGCGTTCGTCGGTGCTGTCGGTGGCGGCGCTGGCGCTCCAGACGCCTGCCGCCAGCAGCACCAGCAGTGCCGCACAGAGTGCGAGTGTTCGGGTCTTCATGACAATCATACCCTATTCTGGCATCTGAATAGAAATACCTTCCCAAGAGTTCAAAAAAATTCGCAGTTAATATCTCATGGATCGCGGATCAGGGGGATTTTTGTGGGTTTTTGTGGTGTGGTGGATGGGGGTTCCGCCTCCCGCCCCCCCCGGTCATTATGATAGGGGCGAGGACAGTATTCGGGCTCGTCCCCGGGTGAAGGATTCGTCCCGTCAATCATCATGGGACAGAGGAAACCACCAGCAGAATAACTCACCTCCTCTTCATACCCGCGGTTTCAACGATCTGCTCCCTATCCTATCGAGGGTGTGGGCCCGGGCGGGGTCTCCCCTCCCGGTCCGGGGCGATTAATTGATCGCGAACAGCATGGGACGGGGGGTTCCACCCCCCGCTCCCCCCGGTCAATACGATAGGGGACGGGGGCAGTATTCGGGCTCATCCCTGGGTGAAGGATTCGTCCAGTCAATCATCATGGGGCAGAGGAACCCACCAACAAAGATAATCCGCATCAGCCCCATTTCCACGGCTTCAACGATCTGCTCCCTATCCCGTCGAGGGGGGGGGTCCGTGCGGGGTCTCCCCTCCCGGTCCGGGGCGATTAATCGATCGCGAACAGCATGGGACGGGGGGTTCCACCCCCCGCTCCCCCCGGTCAATACGATAGGGACGGGGACGGTTCTGCGGAGCATCCCCTCATACGTGGGTTCGTCCCGTCAATCATCATGGGACAGAGGGACCCACCAGCCAGAATAACCCACATCCTCTTCATATCCACGGCTTCAATGATCCGCTCCCTATCCTATCGAGGGGGTGGGTCCGGGAGGGGCCTCCCCTCCCGGCCAGGTGCGATTAATCGATCGCGAACAGCATGGGACGGGGGTTTCCATCCCCCGCACTCTCCATATATCTACACGGGCAGGGGCCACCCCTCAGGAAAATGCCCGGAATGTGCCTATTCAGCCCGACAATCCCGCATGCACCTGGCTTTACGCTCAACTATTTCCGATCGCCCTCATCGGCGCCTGAGGAGAGGGACCCGATCAGGCGGGCGATGAAGACTGCCATGAAGAGCGAACCGGAGATCGCCTCGAGATAGGCGAGGGAGCGTACCGGTGCGGTGAGGGGGGTGATGTCGCCGTAGCCGACGGTCGTGAGGGTGATGAAGCTGAAGTACAGGAAATCAGAGAAGACCATGATGCCGCCGGGACCACCCCCGCCGGAGAGCATGAAGGTCTCCGGGCTGATCGCCGCTGCAACTGAATAGGCGTTTGCCCAGGTGATCCCCATCAGCAGGTAGATGGCCACGGCCCCGAAGATCATGTCGTCGGTCAGTCTGCCCCTGATGATGGACCGCAAAATGGCCAGGGTGGTGAAGCTGTAGAGCAGGATGGAGGAGATCCCCTGCGCCAGGACAATGTGGGGGTACTGGAAGAAATAGTCAGACCAGCCGATGCCGATCGCCGGCACCGCCAGAAACACGGCAAAGTAGAAGGGCCCTCGCCGTTCGCTCACAGAGAAGACTGCTGTTATCAGGGTGGCGGTGGAGACGATCTTCAGGGCGAGCATCCCGATCGCCGAATTTTCGAGGTAGGGGTAGAGCACCAGCAGGAGGACGAGCGGGAGGGCGAGCAGCAGATATTTATGCCCTTCAAGCCGCCGGTGCACCCGCATGCCGTGGGCCACGATATCATCCGCATCCCCGTTTCCCGTCATTTATCGCCCTCTTCAGTCCGCAGTATCCCTCTGGTCTCTTCTGATATGGTCTTTTTCTTTTTTCAGCAGTCCGCACCGCCAGGAAACGACTCAATCCTGTATGCGTGGGTGAGCGGTTCCATCATGGATTCACTCTGCCTGGACGGGCGACCGGGTGGTGCCGTGAAAACCTTAATCGTCCGGTGAATTTGAGATGTATATGGAAAATATGCCGAAAAAAAAGCATTCTTCGTCCGGTGACGCTGCCGGGCCCTGTGGGATGGTGTCCGATCCCCCCATCGGAGACCTCCACGCACCACGCGGCCGTCGGCGGTGCGATCTCTGCGGGGAATGGTATCTGCCGGACTCCTCTTCTGACCAGAATGCCGATCTCTGTCCGGTCTGCCGGCGCACCTCTGTACGCATCTGCCCCTACTGTGAACGCCCGTTCAGGACGGACGCATGGCTGCACGATATCTGCCCGGAGTGTTATGATGAGCAGGAGTGGCGGCAGTGCGGCGGCCGCGGGGATGAGGGCGAAGAGGATTTTGACAGCCTGGACGGCTACTGACCCGCTCTTTTATTCCCCTTCTGCCGCAGGATCAACCGCAGGTTCGGGACGATCATATACACTGTGAACCCCCCGCCGATACGGTGACTCTCCGGCCGATAGACCGAGAGGCGCATGAATTCGTTCTCCAGGTCTTCAAGTTGAGCACAGTATTCATCCCCGTCCTCCCTGCTGGACCGTGCGATGCGCTCTGCAGCGGGGAGGATCCGTTCCCTGAGCGCTGATACGCGTGTCTGGTTTACATCGGTCAGGAGCAGGCGTGAGGCCCGCCCCTGCAGGGTCCGAACGATGATCAGCTGGGCGAGCAGGATCGGGACGATCGGGAGCAGGCTTTTAAAGAGGGTGATATTCTCAAAGTCCATCAGGGTGTTCAGCGTCATGCCGGGCAGGAGCATGGCGGCGATAACCAGGGTGCCGGCAATGGCGGCGCCGACGCCGATGAATGCCAGAATCGTCACCGTGGAGCGGATCCCCCCCTGG
It contains:
- a CDS encoding metal-dependent transcriptional regulator, translating into MNSSVREDCLEAILSLGRPDGCPVPREGVVAAVDADPADIDSSLAGLIAEGAVLEEDGGLFLSPEGRAIAELILRKHRVLECFLTEMLGMDTGTASKEACVLEHDISDEAIDRLSTYIRGPRRNVRPPWRSGRCGDRHMGASPLPCTENALPSGGYRRCPEAEGLHSLLEFAEGDELQVAMIRCIGRNTRLIDLGVLPGEHVTLVRKLHNNAVVLRVKGADIALSPEIASTIFVERRA
- the feoB gene encoding ferrous iron transport protein B translates to MRCALIGNPSVGKSLIFNQLTGLGVEVSNYPGTTVELMSGTLCFERTALSIVDLPGIYSIDGGSAEEELVRTHLLTDPPDMLVVVLDATRMERNLYLLLQVIEYAIPTLVVLNMIDEAAAQGIVIDRQRLSSLLGLPVIETAASLGKNIGEIIPTLLSEGRTTTFSVPYAPQIQAAVRSLERFYGAERLPALQALQGIGASAELIEGARTIAAEIEARDHITPQQIIAANRHLAARQIAGEVVGSQEPDRRFSADRLLTRLMPGIPILLAVLLSMLFIVFTLGSFLEEAIVETFTLYVIDPFMALGLPPLAESLGQAALLAIVAGLGIAFPFVLIFYILLSIVEDTGYLTRAAFLADRAMHGLGLHGGAIIPMVMAFGCNVPAVMAASQMRTGRERTIAAFLITMVPCSARTVIITGIVAAFVGIWAALSIYAIVLVLILITGLLLARHIPGGQYGMILEMAPLRRPDPVLVLKKSWTRIGEFLFIAMPLLLVGSVILGALDYYGVTDAFAAMVAPISEGVLGLPSYAATALLFGILRKEMAFETLAVLAGTADLGAVMTGIQLYTFAVISVLFVPCISTIAVLWRQMGARVTIAVSAYTIMLGFLIGALIHLIAG
- a CDS encoding RAD55 family ATPase, whose amino-acid sequence is MDPFRSGIEKIDGEIGGIRPGSNILLLAPPFADAERLAYFLTEPGDSDYTIVISTDQDAQDIVASYNLPDSASHRLWIIDCITKTMTPTVPDEEQVKFVGSPVDLTGMGIKFTKILDAIQRTESANATIPGTPRIRVCINSLSSFLVYTKLESIYRFFHILSARIRRMNGIAVYILNPEGVDEKTLSTLKQLMNGLIEVKEDENDPGLHTLRFQMTSGGGVSPVRYRFSGNDLVVET
- a CDS encoding GTP-binding protein, with translation MIYTGVEALDEMLGGGVPKGRSVFISLEPGVDGQGFMFSALKSACAMGKRCLVIAPFTTREAFLSDLAATPYRLDAIDRLRFLDSSDYDEIDARAVDEDAWRSSFDARIDRCCSEGGFDAVFIYCNRICDEIGTEETLKLFLSRCRGKKVNLFVEYLNLYDDDHLDDLIAAAPFDLSLSIGEGYGNLLFINHFRIHHAAWTPLPSRQIPFVVRDDGSLSPQIPKIVVTGPVDAGKTTFIQTASETWVSSDRLGMSGSPTTVAMDFGHPLVTCRGFEITLVGTPGQEHFGPIIAHLLTNATGVIFVVDGRCPDDLGRARQILNLVRAKSIPFVMAANKRDLPGMMSEDTIRRLLSLPPDAPVIPISALRREDTMAVIDRLIRLITREPLSE
- the dph5 gene encoding diphthine synthase, giving the protein MLTFIGLGLYDETDISLKGLERIRRSEHVFLERYTSILTGTDPGRLEALFGKPLRMLDREDVENHPETFLTLAKDADVAFLTAGDPMVSTTHIDLRIRAASMGIETSIIHGASIVSAVCGLTGLQNYRFGKSCSLPFPYGRWAPTTPIEVIEHNMAENLHTLVYLDIQPGRYMTVHEAVGMLEGMAAERGLSIPVYVGVARAGSPSPVVAAGDAAALEGVDFGDPLHILVVPGDLHLMERDYLETFAGL
- a CDS encoding DUF357 domain-containing protein — translated: MSALLDALEAALLRTGSLPSADSPLGAVSGVILRMATSYLSDGRTFEHRGDDVNAHASAVYAFGWLDAGIYLGYLTSSGVPLPSFGAAIPADQAEHLAEKSGRYRRLLDQAIAALEPAPDPETPMHPAASRLLAEGRAALLRGSAEGDDDAAALAWYSYGFGWLDAGVQAGLFRIIASREIFTV
- a CDS encoding lysylphosphatidylglycerol synthase transmembrane domain-containing protein gives rise to the protein MKRSQWKWLFVSLGFSTVVLALVLYFTFDESTIDYLKQLNPWCLLLALLAHVVALGFWAGRMKSMSRSLGYSVGFFHCLNAVFANLLIAAITPSQAGGEPVRIHELYRAEVRLGDATAVVIMERILDGVVLVAISLVSMLLLGQQWQSMAPGLAAFIYLSWGLIAVLVFFFAYSVKNPQMLKDLLRRISVWLERRKRRRNAEKLNALLERIDNEVDNFHDSLGRFVNHGKAGLVWGTLFTAIFWTIEFLIPSVILVGLGEKPYFVESFIAQIIIALLMMIPLTPGGSGVAEVSATSIYGMFVNSSILGVFVLLWRMIFYYFNIFLGFAASIGILQREVKRDRRCRNH